Proteins encoded by one window of Aphidius gifuensis isolate YNYX2018 linkage group LG2, ASM1490517v1, whole genome shotgun sequence:
- the LOC122848872 gene encoding ribose-5-phosphate isomerase: MILKLFSWRENKLFSSKTLQLLLKNNCVNYCQKMGPLEQAKKAAAYKAVDDHVKSNSIIGVGSGSTVIYAVHRIAEKVRSENMANVICVPTSFQARQLIINSRLILGDLDTHPKLDCVIDGADEVDADLNLIKGGGGCLLQEKILASCANSLIIIADYSKNSEKLGQHYKKGIPIEVVPMAYVPIKRKVEDNFGGVAEIRMARAKAGPVITDNGNFILDWDFPFDLEKSWEEIHTEIKLIPGVIEIGLFVNMAHKAYFGMNDGTVKEQLINNV, translated from the exons atgattttaaagcTATTCAGTTGGCGcgagaataaattattttcgtcAAAAACTTTGCAATTAttgcttaaaaataattgtgttaattattgtcaaaaaatGGGACCACTAGAACAAGCTAAAAAAGCTGCTGCATATAAAGCAGTTGATGATCATGTAAAg TCCAACAGCATTATTGGAGTTGGAAGTGGATCAACAGTTATCTATGCTGTTCACAGAATAG cTGAAAAAGTCAGGTCGGAAAATATGGCTAATGTCATATGTGTTCCAACATCTTTCCAGGCTCGTCAACTTATCATCAACAGTCGTCTTATTCTTGGAGATCTTGATACACATCcaaaa CTTGATTGTGTTATTGATGGTGCTGATGAAGTTGATGCagatttgaatttaataaaaggaGGTGGTGGTTGTCttcttcaagaaaaaattctaGCATCTTGTGCTAACAGCTTGATCATAATAGCTGATTATTC gaaaaattcagaaaaactTGGTCAACATTATAAAAAGGGAATTCCAATTGAAGTTGTTCCAATGGCATATGTACCAATTAAACGAAAGGTTGAGGATAATTTTGGTGGTGTTGCTGAGATCAGAATGGCTCGAGCAAAAGCt GGACCAGTTATAACTGACAATGGAAATTTTATTCTAGACTGGGATTTTCCTTTTGATTTAGAAAAATCATGGGAAGAAATTCACACGGAAATTAAACTTATTCCTGGTGTCATTGAAATTGGATTATTTGTCAATATGGCACACAAGGCATATTTTGGAATGAATGATGGTACTGTTAAAGAACAACTTAtcaataatgtttaa
- the LOC122848873 gene encoding uncharacterized protein LOC122848873: MKASKILNWAVAGLLLIASTNGLKIDEKDDQEIVESPFRDGSMRSKRPFCNAFTGCGKKRSYNNNALESKEDLQKIQVPIDIYKAMIRDLSEDIRNTIEHEIDEQNTKYIDQEYLPYSTRTMPIRKRYQN, from the exons Atgaag gcttctaaaattttaaattgggCTGTTGCTGGACTACTGTTAATTGCTTCAACAAATGGactaaaaattgatgaaaaa gaTGATCAGGAAATTGTTGAAAGTCCATTTCGTGATGGATCAATGCGATCAAAAAGGCCATTCTGCAATGCATTTACAG GCTGTGGAAAAAAACGGAGTTATAACAACAACGCCCTGGAATCAAAAGAAGATctacaaaaaattcaagttccAATTGATATTTACAAAGCAATGATTCGTGATTTATCAGAAGACATTCGTAACACAATTGAGCATGAAATAGATGAACAAAATACCAAATATATTGATCAAGAATATTTACCATATTCAACAAGAACAATGCCAATTCGTAAgcgttatcaaaattaa
- the LOC122849438 gene encoding uncharacterized protein LOC122849438 encodes MLVITILFITWPWFFVCLGGKIIKSPKIDIFSLNSTNNDTTEIHTICRITSDELIADAQSIVTRVSTSTKILDERFDLFEKKLNEIKDLVLQMNLQSLSVNLNDRKDKFIVKKNYEYLKTPRQFEIRKFNDTVNEILISNEYFKVYTYFWIIENMKNKLSNWRTGYSQRSNTFYIKQAGYGMYMKITPKYFPDGTIFIAVGLTKSHQDNKLSWPFILKLRIEILDHSPEELLRIDRSSRLWDPLTVCPTYFWQQPAIIGHPDNLECVGLSIPRDILHTGSKYLWNNSLYIKLIVYL; translated from the exons ATGCTTGTTATCACGATTTTATTTATCACCTGGCCATGGTTTTTTGTTTGTCTTggtggaaaaattattaaatcacctaaaattgatattt ttAGTTTAAATTCAACGAACAATGATACTACAGAAATCCATACAATTTGTCGAATTACATCTGATGAATTAATTGCTGATGCACAATCAATTGTCACTCGAGTTTCAACAagtacaa aaattctaGACGAACGTTtcgatttatttgaaaaaaaattaaacgaaatAAAAGACCTTGTTTTGCAAATGAATTTGCAAAGTTTAtctgttaatttaaatgatagaaaagataaatttattgttaaaaaaaattatgaatatttaaaaacacctAGGCAATTTGAAATTAGAAAATTCAATGATACTGTTAATGagatattaatatcaaatg aatattttaaagtctatacatatttttggataattgaaaatatgaaaaataaattatcaaattggaGAACTGGTTATTCACAACGAAgtaatactttttatattaaacaagCTGGCTATGGAATGTACATGAAAATAACACCAAAATATTTTCCTGATGGTACAATTTTCATAGCTGTTGGTTTGACAAAAAGTcatcaagataataaattatcatggCCATTTATTTTGAAGCTTCGTATTGAa attttaGATCATTCACCAGAAGAGCTCTTGAGAATTGATAGATCATCAAGATTGTGGGATCCATTGACTGTTTGCCCAACGTATTTTTGGCAACAACCAGCAATAATTGGACATCCAGATAATTTAGAATGTGTTGGTCTCAGTATTCCACGTGATATTCTTCATACTGGAAGTAAATACTTGTGGAACAATAGTCTTTACATCAAgctcattgtttatttataa